A genomic stretch from Desulfolutivibrio sulfodismutans DSM 3696 includes:
- a CDS encoding SPOR domain-containing protein — protein sequence MKLLSKFNVSNDGGPRKFSFELTMSGLVSLGIVLVLGISWVFILGILVGRGYRPEEAVPELAQIMPSTETSSTLDNAQPPTVLRPEELQFMEDLQNKTGSAETITVDSVPKTPPHKPTPALPGGAAPSGGLTGRDLADGPGISSASPAARPASAPPAQVRPAPTLDPALAQRPQVAPQAAKPVEPVVPARTEAVPPAPKLEAPASGGGVEATYQVASFFKKDQADAMIKKLAQKGVKAEIRPGKIQDKDVFRIAVTLRGTEQEIKAGLEKTGEKGPILLGKKPL from the coding sequence ATGAAACTCTTGAGCAAATTCAACGTGTCGAACGACGGCGGTCCCCGCAAGTTCAGCTTCGAGCTGACCATGTCGGGGCTTGTGTCCCTGGGCATTGTCCTTGTTTTGGGCATAAGCTGGGTGTTTATTCTGGGCATCCTGGTGGGCCGGGGCTACCGGCCCGAAGAGGCCGTGCCGGAGTTGGCCCAGATCATGCCCTCCACCGAGACCTCGTCCACCCTGGACAACGCCCAGCCGCCCACGGTGCTTCGGCCCGAGGAACTCCAGTTCATGGAGGATCTGCAAAACAAGACGGGCAGCGCCGAGACCATCACCGTGGACTCCGTCCCCAAGACGCCGCCCCACAAGCCGACCCCGGCCCTGCCCGGCGGGGCGGCCCCGTCCGGAGGGCTCACCGGCCGCGATCTGGCCGACGGACCCGGGATATCGTCGGCTTCCCCGGCGGCCCGGCCCGCGTCCGCCCCCCCTGCCCAGGTCAGGCCCGCGCCCACCCTGGACCCGGCCCTGGCCCAGCGCCCGCAGGTTGCGCCACAGGCCGCCAAGCCCGTGGAGCCGGTCGTCCCGGCGCGCACGGAAGCCGTGCCGCCTGCGCCGAAGCTGGAGGCCCCCGCATCGGGCGGCGGGGTTGAGGCGACCTATCAGGTGGCGTCTTTTTTCAAAAAGGATCAGGCCGACGCCATGATCAAAAAGCTGGCCCAGAAGGGGGTCAAGGCGGAGATCAGGCCGGGCAAGATTCAGGACAAGGATGTTTTCCGCATTGCGGTGACCCTGCGCGGAACCGAGCAGGAGATCAAGGCCGGGCTGGAAAAAACGGGCGAGAAAGGCCCTATACTTCTCGGCAAAAAACCCTTATAG
- a CDS encoding pyruvoyl-dependent arginine decarboxylase, with protein sequence MQHMSFVPTKAFFTKGIGRHKNKLQSFELALRDAGIEKLNLVYVSSICPPNCTILPLEEGVKQLSPGQITFCVMARNATDEKNRMVGSAVGMAFPADKGNYGYISEHTTFGADEQEIGDFAEDLASTMLATTLGIDFDPETAYDERRQIYLMSGKIVDSASMPCVTTGQAGVWSTTISAVVFLP encoded by the coding sequence ATGCAGCACATGTCTTTCGTCCCGACCAAGGCTTTTTTCACCAAGGGCATCGGCCGCCACAAAAACAAGCTCCAGTCGTTCGAGCTGGCCCTGCGTGACGCCGGAATCGAAAAGCTCAACCTCGTCTACGTGAGCAGCATCTGCCCGCCCAACTGCACGATTCTTCCCCTGGAGGAAGGCGTCAAGCAGTTGAGTCCGGGCCAGATCACCTTTTGCGTCATGGCCCGCAACGCCACGGATGAAAAAAACCGCATGGTGGGTTCGGCCGTGGGCATGGCCTTTCCTGCGGACAAAGGCAACTACGGGTACATTTCCGAACACACCACGTTCGGGGCCGATGAACAGGAAATCGGCGACTTCGCCGAGGACTTGGCCTCCACCATGCTGGCCACCACGCTCGGCATTGATTTCGACCCCGAGACGGCCTACGACGAACGCCGCCAGATCTATCTCATGAGCGGCAAGATCGTGGATTCGGCCTCCATGCCCTGCGTCACCACCGGCCAG